A window of the Ferviditalea candida genome harbors these coding sequences:
- a CDS encoding response regulator transcription factor, whose amino-acid sequence MASIFTVDDDSNIRQLISEYLRKDGHSVEEFASGDGLIERIRSEKPDCLILDIMMPGVNGFQLLSMIRSFSEMPIIMVSARGEAMDRIMGLELGCNDFLGKPFHPRELVGRVNAILRLVGWRKNEQDHSADEAHSEKLIKAGNLLIHEEYRQIKVQGGKELTLTSREYELLLHFAKHPNRPYSREQLIQQVWDYDFFGDVRVVDELIKRLRRKIAEVPSGFAIETVWGFGYKATVSI is encoded by the coding sequence ATGGCCAGCATATTCACCGTAGATGATGATTCCAATATCCGTCAACTCATCTCCGAATATTTGCGAAAAGACGGTCATTCTGTGGAGGAATTTGCTTCCGGGGACGGCTTGATTGAACGCATTCGATCGGAAAAGCCGGACTGTTTGATCTTGGACATCATGATGCCGGGAGTGAATGGATTCCAATTATTGTCGATGATTCGAAGCTTCAGTGAGATGCCCATCATCATGGTTTCGGCGCGCGGCGAAGCCATGGATCGCATTATGGGGCTTGAGCTGGGCTGCAATGATTTTTTGGGAAAGCCCTTCCACCCTCGGGAGTTGGTAGGACGGGTTAACGCCATCCTCCGTTTGGTTGGCTGGAGAAAAAATGAACAGGATCATTCGGCCGATGAAGCCCATTCCGAAAAGCTCATTAAAGCAGGAAATTTGCTGATCCACGAAGAGTACCGTCAGATCAAGGTTCAGGGCGGGAAAGAATTGACCTTGACATCGCGCGAATATGAGCTGCTTCTGCATTTTGCCAAGCATCCGAACCGCCCGTACAGCCGCGAGCAATTGATTCAGCAAGTGTGGGACTATGATTTCTTTGGCGATGTGCGCGTGGTCGACGAATTGATCAAGCGGCTCCGTCGGAAGATTGCCGAAGTCCCCTCGGGATTTGCGATTGAAACGGTATGGGGCTTCGGCTACAAGGCAACGGTATCCATATGA
- a CDS encoding ABC transporter permease, whose translation MWLRIVVGLILIALIAPILVVIPLSFTSASFFSFPLPGLSTKWYISFLENREWVEGAGRSIFVAILTAVISTVLGTMAATAATRLRFWGKRVFMSLMVAPMIIPIIIVGIALYHSFAPLKLTDTLTGLILAHSILAIPIVFVTITASLKGIDRNLEQAAMGLGSTPIGAFFKITLPLIRPAVLSGSLFAFITSLDELVVTIFIAGAKTRTLPVVMWENLRTQVDPTIAAVSAILIVGTIVLFGIQIGLSSRTRNLNQES comes from the coding sequence ATGTGGCTAAGAATCGTTGTAGGTTTAATATTAATCGCATTAATTGCACCGATATTGGTTGTGATTCCGCTATCGTTCACATCAGCCAGCTTTTTCTCGTTTCCTTTGCCTGGATTATCGACTAAATGGTACATAAGCTTTCTGGAAAACCGGGAGTGGGTGGAAGGGGCAGGCAGGAGTATTTTCGTAGCAATCCTTACGGCTGTTATTTCTACAGTTCTCGGGACGATGGCGGCAACGGCGGCGACACGCCTGAGGTTCTGGGGTAAGCGGGTTTTCATGTCCTTGATGGTTGCGCCCATGATCATTCCGATTATTATTGTCGGGATTGCCCTTTATCATTCCTTTGCCCCGCTGAAGCTGACCGATACACTGACGGGGCTTATTCTGGCCCATTCGATATTGGCCATTCCAATCGTCTTTGTTACCATAACGGCGAGCTTGAAGGGGATTGACCGCAACTTGGAGCAAGCGGCCATGGGCTTAGGCTCAACTCCAATCGGCGCCTTTTTCAAAATAACATTACCCTTGATTCGCCCAGCTGTGCTGTCCGGAAGCTTGTTTGCATTCATCACCTCGCTTGACGAACTCGTCGTCACGATTTTTATTGCAGGCGCCAAAACCCGAACGCTTCCTGTTGTCATGTGGGAAAATCTTCGGACACAGGTTGATCCGACGATCGCGGCTGTGTCTGCAATTCTGATTGTCGGTACGATCGTATTATTTGGTATTCAAATAGGTTTAAGCTCGCGTACGCGCAATTTGAATCAAGAGAGCTGA